The Ochrobactrum quorumnocens genome has a segment encoding these proteins:
- a CDS encoding transposase, which yields MPDKFQYDTASDSYVCPEGKILTARYGHLRPGRKMVRYLARSTDCRPCPSRRKCCSGNQRYGRSIVVTQEAPVVSVFRSRKNSPETKALVRERGRVAEFVNEWLKDKLGLRRFRVRGLAKAGTEACGPCWPTISGNGSACWRNGHCKTATTTLPFARPVST from the coding sequence CTGCCCGATAAGTTCCAGTACGATACGGCGTCCGACAGCTACGTTTGTCCGGAAGGCAAAATACTCACCGCTCGCTATGGCCATTTGCGACCTGGAAGAAAGATGGTGCGTTATCTGGCCAGATCGACCGATTGTCGGCCATGCCCCAGTCGCCGCAAATGTTGCTCGGGCAACCAGCGCTATGGGCGATCGATTGTCGTTACACAAGAGGCCCCTGTAGTGAGCGTGTTCCGCTCTCGGAAAAATTCGCCAGAGACAAAAGCGTTAGTCCGCGAACGTGGGCGTGTCGCAGAGTTCGTCAATGAGTGGCTGAAAGATAAGCTGGGTCTGCGGCGCTTTCGTGTACGCGGGTTGGCAAAGGCAGGAACGGAAGCCTGTGGGCCCTGCTGGCCTACAATATCCGGCAATGGATCCGCCTGTTGGCGAAACGGTCATTGCAAAACGGCAACGACTACCTTGCCCTTCGCCCGCCCGGTTTCGACGTAA
- a CDS encoding TetR/AcrR family transcriptional regulator encodes MKVSREQMAQNKRRILDVASQLFKDKGFDAVSVAEVMKAAGLTHGGFYGHFNSKDDLVAQTLAHALAADSFGDGKFSDFVRSYLTPRHRDNPGKGCPTAGLAAAIRHQTPAAKTAMADGLRSQLARIEQVLQEQDVANKRRAAIGSWAAMVGAVILARAVDDPELSDEVLDQTRAWIDAQIE; translated from the coding sequence ATGAAGGTTAGTCGCGAACAAATGGCGCAGAACAAACGCCGGATTCTGGACGTCGCAAGCCAGTTGTTCAAGGATAAAGGGTTTGATGCGGTGAGCGTCGCAGAAGTTATGAAGGCCGCCGGACTTACTCATGGCGGCTTCTATGGACACTTTAACTCAAAGGACGATCTGGTGGCGCAGACGCTGGCGCACGCGCTCGCAGCAGATAGTTTCGGAGACGGCAAGTTCAGTGACTTCGTTCGCTCCTATTTGACGCCTCGGCACCGTGATAATCCAGGCAAGGGATGCCCGACGGCAGGGCTCGCCGCTGCCATTCGTCACCAGACGCCCGCGGCGAAAACGGCCATGGCCGACGGACTACGCTCTCAACTCGCGCGTATTGAGCAGGTGCTTCAGGAGCAAGATGTAGCCAACAAGCGCCGAGCAGCGATCGGAAGCTGGGCCGCCATGGTAGGCGCTGTCATCCTGGCCAGAGCGGTCGATGATCCTGAATTGTCAGACGAAGTTCTTGATCAGACGCGCGCTTGGATCGACGCTCAGATCGAGTAG
- a CDS encoding alpha/beta fold hydrolase: MTDAFRATVAADRDTDAPNRFITVGKTQFAYRELGPRGGVPLLLLNHWGAVLDNFDLRIVDGLATAHHVIAIDYRGIGLSSGLAPVTIDEMTRNTIDMISALGFEAVDLLGFSLGGFVVQNITLKAPSLVRKLILTGTGPAGGNGIERVGAVSWPLILESMLTLQDPKTYLFFTSTANGRQAAREFLVRLKERRLNRDKGPTPRAFLRPLSAIKAWGRRAPQDLGRIHIPVLVANGDNDIMVPTTNSRDMARRIPNAELVFYEDAGHGGIFQYHAQFVPKALAFLAA, encoded by the coding sequence ATGACAGACGCTTTCAGAGCGACAGTCGCGGCAGACCGCGATACCGACGCGCCCAACCGTTTCATCACGGTTGGGAAGACCCAATTCGCGTATCGCGAACTCGGTCCACGTGGTGGAGTGCCATTGCTGCTCTTGAACCACTGGGGTGCGGTTCTGGATAATTTTGATCTCCGGATCGTCGATGGGCTTGCGACCGCGCATCATGTGATCGCGATAGACTATAGAGGCATCGGTCTCTCTAGTGGCCTGGCTCCTGTGACGATTGATGAGATGACCCGTAATACAATCGACATGATTAGCGCTTTAGGGTTTGAGGCAGTTGATCTGCTTGGCTTCTCGCTGGGCGGCTTCGTGGTGCAGAATATCACGCTGAAAGCGCCGTCTCTAGTTCGCAAGTTGATCTTGACCGGTACCGGCCCTGCTGGAGGGAACGGCATCGAAAGGGTGGGCGCGGTCTCCTGGCCGTTGATACTCGAGAGCATGCTGACGCTTCAAGACCCGAAAACCTATCTGTTCTTCACCTCCACCGCAAATGGTCGTCAGGCAGCCAGGGAGTTTTTGGTTCGATTAAAAGAGCGTAGACTGAATCGCGACAAGGGGCCGACGCCGCGGGCCTTCCTGCGTCCGCTTAGCGCCATCAAAGCTTGGGGTCGTCGGGCACCGCAGGATCTGGGGCGCATCCACATTCCTGTTCTCGTGGCTAATGGGGACAATGACATCATGGTACCGACAACCAACAGTCGCGATATGGCACGGCGCATCCCCAATGCCGAGCTCGTGTTCTACGAGGATGCCGGCCATGGCGGGATATTCCAATATCATGCCCAGTTCGTGCCGAAAGCCCTGGCTTTCCTGGCTGCCTGA
- a CDS encoding oxidoreductase, with the protein MATFVKGQKTAFVTGASSGIGKATALTLSRAGYRVIGTSRKAAPGEIRDGIRMIACDVTSDASVAAAVALAHAELDRIDLLVNNAGYAVSGAAEESSIEQVRALFDTNFLGVVRVTNEVLPIMRQQGAGRILNIGSVVGLIPGPFGAYYTASKHAIEGYSESLDHEVRSFGIRVAVIEPWATKTSIEANSPQGDRPVVAYRETFARYQTAFNAAMATGDTADDVAATILVAAEARVPRLRYPSGKAARQTSFARRYLPRALFDRILRKQFNIA; encoded by the coding sequence ATGGCGACCTTTGTAAAAGGACAGAAGACTGCATTCGTGACCGGGGCCTCCAGCGGTATAGGCAAGGCAACGGCATTGACGCTCAGCCGGGCGGGTTACCGGGTGATCGGCACAAGCCGCAAGGCGGCACCCGGCGAGATCCGCGATGGCATACGTATGATCGCTTGCGATGTGACCTCGGATGCCTCCGTTGCAGCCGCTGTGGCCTTGGCACATGCAGAACTCGACCGCATCGACCTATTGGTCAACAATGCCGGCTATGCCGTATCGGGGGCAGCGGAGGAAAGCTCGATTGAGCAGGTTCGCGCGCTGTTTGACACCAACTTCTTGGGTGTCGTGCGGGTGACGAACGAGGTTCTTCCGATTATGCGTCAGCAGGGTGCTGGCCGGATCCTGAACATTGGTTCGGTCGTGGGGCTTATTCCTGGTCCCTTTGGCGCCTATTATACGGCAAGCAAACACGCAATCGAGGGCTATTCCGAATCGCTGGACCATGAGGTTCGGTCGTTCGGCATACGGGTCGCCGTCATCGAGCCATGGGCGACCAAGACGTCCATCGAAGCCAACTCACCACAAGGCGATCGTCCTGTGGTGGCCTATCGTGAGACATTTGCCAGATACCAGACGGCATTTAATGCGGCGATGGCCACCGGCGATACCGCAGATGATGTCGCGGCGACCATCCTTGTGGCAGCAGAGGCCAGGGTGCCGCGTTTACGTTACCCCTCAGGTAAGGCGGCCCGCCAAACGTCCTTTGCCCGGCGTTATCTGCCGCGCGCACTGTTCGACCGTATCCTGCGCAAGCAATTCAACATCGCCTGA
- a CDS encoding alkene reductase, which translates to MTNNPLFESYALGATTLSNRIVMAPLTRNRAGAGLVPSEHAAQYYAQRASAGLIITEATQVSRQAQGYQDTPGLYTPEQIAGWQKVTDAVHASGGRIFVQLWHVGRVSHVDLLGGEAPVAPSAIRAGTKTFVNNGFADVSEPRALELNELPGIIDDFRQAASNAIKAGFDGVEVHGANGYLLEQFAKDGANDRTDAYGGSVENRARLLLEVTAAVAQEIGAERTGIRISPVSPANGISCSDPQAQYDYIVDQLEALCIAYIHVVEGATGGPRDVAPFDYGSLRGRFSKTYIANNGYDVELAASHMADGKADMIAFGRPFIANPDLVERLQSGAPLAEINPATIYGGGAAGYTDYPRYTETSSI; encoded by the coding sequence ATGACCAATAACCCGCTTTTCGAATCCTACGCTCTCGGTGCTACCACGTTATCCAACCGGATCGTCATGGCGCCCCTCACGCGCAATCGCGCTGGTGCTGGCCTCGTGCCGAGTGAGCACGCTGCGCAATATTATGCCCAGCGCGCGAGCGCCGGACTCATTATTACCGAGGCGACACAAGTCTCCAGGCAGGCACAGGGCTATCAGGATACGCCAGGGCTCTACACACCGGAGCAAATTGCTGGCTGGCAGAAGGTGACCGATGCGGTTCATGCCAGTGGCGGCCGGATTTTCGTCCAGCTCTGGCATGTCGGTCGCGTCAGCCACGTCGATCTTCTTGGCGGTGAAGCGCCGGTTGCACCCTCAGCGATCCGTGCCGGGACCAAGACGTTCGTGAATAATGGTTTCGCTGACGTATCTGAGCCGCGCGCTCTTGAGCTTAATGAGCTTCCGGGCATCATCGATGATTTCCGGCAAGCGGCATCCAATGCCATCAAGGCCGGTTTCGACGGTGTTGAGGTCCACGGCGCCAATGGCTATCTGCTTGAGCAGTTCGCAAAGGACGGCGCCAATGATCGAACAGACGCCTATGGCGGCTCTGTAGAAAACCGTGCGCGCCTGTTGCTGGAAGTCACCGCAGCGGTGGCGCAAGAAATCGGTGCTGAGCGCACCGGAATTCGGATTTCGCCAGTCTCACCCGCCAACGGCATTTCCTGTAGCGATCCGCAGGCGCAGTATGACTATATCGTTGACCAGTTGGAGGCGCTCTGTATCGCCTACATTCACGTCGTCGAAGGTGCCACCGGTGGGCCGCGCGACGTCGCACCCTTTGATTACGGATCTCTGCGAGGCCGCTTCAGCAAAACCTATATCGCCAACAATGGTTATGATGTCGAACTTGCGGCATCGCATATGGCCGATGGCAAAGCGGATATGATCGCCTTCGGTCGTCCCTTCATTGCCAATCCGGATCTCGTGGAACGGCTACAGAGCGGCGCACCGCTCGCCGAAATCAATCCGGCGACGATCTACGGCGGAGGTGCTGCGGGCTATACTGATTATCCGCGCTATACCGAAACGTCTAGTATTTGA
- a CDS encoding class I SAM-dependent methyltransferase, whose protein sequence is MNNRYGRLASWVYNLDKPVGRSFGDVEYYQQRLAKTEGPILEPAVGNGRVYVPLLESGFSIEGFDASDEMLGYCQDECRKRNLSASLTRQTFEEFSFSKRFAAVIIPAGSFQLVTDTKSAIATLKRFYDCLVPGAKLIIDLDPIGSFIGTTGSVRRWKTEGGDLLTLTEQRVETDYVAQTTLAHLRYELWRDGELVQSELDLFKLRWWGVEEFLMALQFTGFADVVVSGNYQHGRAPHKDDEIISFEALRPK, encoded by the coding sequence ATGAATAATCGTTACGGAAGACTGGCTTCCTGGGTCTATAATCTCGATAAACCGGTCGGCCGCTCATTCGGCGATGTGGAATATTATCAGCAACGCCTTGCGAAAACCGAAGGTCCGATCTTGGAACCTGCCGTCGGCAACGGTCGTGTTTATGTGCCGCTTCTGGAGTCCGGATTTTCGATAGAGGGATTCGATGCATCTGACGAGATGCTGGGGTACTGCCAAGATGAATGCAGGAAGAGAAACCTTTCCGCGAGCCTCACACGACAGACATTCGAAGAATTCTCCTTTAGCAAACGCTTTGCTGCGGTTATTATTCCGGCGGGGTCATTCCAGCTGGTCACGGATACGAAATCGGCGATTGCTACGCTAAAGCGGTTTTATGATTGTCTAGTTCCTGGGGCAAAACTGATCATAGATCTCGATCCAATAGGCAGTTTCATTGGGACGACCGGTTCTGTTCGGCGTTGGAAGACCGAAGGTGGAGATTTGCTTACACTGACAGAGCAAAGGGTTGAGACCGATTATGTCGCGCAAACCACGCTAGCCCATCTGCGTTATGAACTCTGGCGAGACGGAGAACTTGTTCAATCCGAGCTCGATTTGTTTAAGCTGAGATGGTGGGGTGTCGAAGAGTTCCTGATGGCGTTGCAGTTCACTGGGTTTGCCGATGTAGTGGTGTCGGGCAACTACCAGCACGGAAGAGCACCACACAAGGACGACGAGATCATTAGTTTCGAGGCTCTGCGGCCCAAATAG
- a CDS encoding SDR family NAD(P)-dependent oxidoreductase — MSQIPAVLITGASTGIGATYAERFARRGHNLVLVARDVARMEALASRLRQESGVTIDILQADLTQVADIAKVETRLRDDARIGILVNNAGTAIGGSFVDQSVDDITKLVALNATALVRLASAIAPRLAKAGEGAIINIGSVVGLAPEFGMTVYGATKAFVLFLSQGLAHELGSKGVYIQAVLPATTRTEIWDHVGADINAMSNVMEVGDLVDAALVGFDRREPVTIPPLHDAGQWAAYDGARKAMLGNLVNALPAERYRTLA; from the coding sequence ATGAGCCAAATTCCTGCAGTCTTGATAACGGGCGCCTCCACTGGCATTGGCGCAACCTATGCGGAGCGGTTCGCACGTCGCGGACATAATCTCGTGCTGGTCGCCCGAGACGTGGCACGTATGGAGGCGCTTGCAAGCCGTCTGCGCCAGGAAAGCGGCGTGACGATCGATATTCTTCAGGCCGACCTCACACAGGTGGCGGATATTGCAAAGGTTGAAACCAGACTACGTGATGATGCGCGCATCGGCATTCTAGTCAACAATGCCGGAACAGCGATCGGCGGAAGCTTCGTCGACCAGAGTGTCGACGATATAACCAAGCTCGTTGCTCTCAACGCTACTGCACTCGTCCGACTTGCCAGCGCCATTGCTCCACGTCTTGCTAAGGCTGGTGAGGGTGCGATCATCAATATCGGTTCAGTCGTTGGCCTCGCGCCTGAATTCGGCATGACGGTTTACGGCGCAACAAAGGCTTTTGTCCTGTTCCTGTCGCAGGGGCTTGCACACGAACTTGGGTCCAAGGGTGTCTACATTCAGGCCGTGCTTCCAGCCACGACCCGGACCGAGATCTGGGATCATGTCGGCGCGGATATAAACGCCATGAGCAATGTCATGGAAGTGGGCGATCTGGTGGATGCGGCTCTGGTCGGATTTGATCGTCGCGAACCAGTGACAATCCCACCGCTTCACGATGCAGGACAGTGGGCTGCTTATGATGGCGCGCGCAAAGCTATGCTCGGCAACCTCGTCAACGCACTTCCAGCCGAACGGTATCGTACGCTCGCCTGA
- a CDS encoding GMC family oxidoreductase, producing MAQYDAAIIGAGSAGALIAARLSEDPARNVLLIEAGETPTDPDILKPSMWPAIQHRSYDWDYRTTPQKHAAGRSFAWARGKGLGGSSLLHAMGYMRGHPADFDAWSEATGDSRWSWEGLLPSFMANEDHMFGGDGIHGKDGPMPVWIPDEDVSPLTRAFMSAGHALGLPRIPGHNTGQMIGVTPNSLMIRDGRRITAAEAWLTPEVCARPNLTIMTGTLTRYLKLEKSRVSEIELAGPQGPTTIVASEIILSAGSLESPALLMRSGIGREDVLRKADVRCYIKAPELGLNLMDHLLGAGNLYATKKHLPPSRLQHSESMAYMRAGDFSADGPPEIVVGCGVAPIVSESFGAPPGGSAYSFLFGVTHPTSRGEIRITGVQPTDPLHIDPRYLQTDHDRTLFRAALNAAREIGNHAELDEWRDHEILPCPLTTNDDIDAFVAKAVITHHHPSGTCRMGKDDRSVVDSDLRLRGLDNLYVVDGSVLPGLTAGPIHAAVQAIAENFSVQLNNK from the coding sequence ATGGCACAGTATGATGCGGCAATTATTGGAGCCGGCTCCGCCGGCGCTCTCATAGCAGCGCGCCTCAGCGAAGATCCTGCTCGTAATGTTCTGCTGATTGAAGCGGGTGAAACGCCAACGGACCCCGATATTCTAAAGCCCTCTATGTGGCCAGCGATCCAGCATCGCAGCTACGACTGGGACTACAGGACAACACCTCAAAAACATGCCGCTGGCAGAAGCTTTGCATGGGCGCGTGGGAAAGGCCTTGGTGGATCAAGTTTGCTTCACGCAATGGGTTATATGCGCGGGCACCCAGCGGATTTTGATGCCTGGTCAGAAGCCACGGGCGATAGTCGCTGGAGTTGGGAAGGTCTTCTGCCATCTTTCATGGCGAACGAAGACCATATGTTTGGTGGTGATGGTATCCACGGCAAAGATGGACCAATGCCAGTCTGGATTCCTGATGAAGACGTAAGCCCTCTCACACGCGCATTCATGTCTGCGGGTCATGCCCTCGGCTTGCCGCGCATTCCAGGTCACAACACCGGCCAAATGATTGGGGTCACACCCAACTCGCTCATGATCCGCGATGGGCGCCGTATCACTGCCGCGGAAGCATGGCTAACGCCCGAGGTTTGTGCGCGCCCAAACCTCACCATCATGACAGGTACGCTGACACGATACCTCAAATTGGAAAAATCACGAGTGTCAGAAATAGAGCTGGCGGGCCCTCAAGGCCCTACTACCATTGTAGCAAGCGAAATCATTCTCTCCGCCGGTTCATTGGAAAGCCCGGCACTTTTAATGCGCTCTGGCATAGGACGCGAAGATGTGCTTCGCAAAGCCGATGTTCGTTGCTACATTAAAGCGCCAGAACTCGGGCTAAATCTAATGGATCACTTGCTTGGTGCGGGCAACCTCTATGCCACTAAAAAGCATCTGCCACCGTCGCGACTGCAACATTCGGAAAGCATGGCTTATATGCGTGCGGGAGACTTTTCCGCCGATGGGCCGCCAGAAATCGTGGTCGGATGCGGCGTCGCCCCGATTGTTTCGGAGAGCTTTGGCGCGCCTCCAGGGGGTAGCGCCTATTCTTTTCTATTTGGCGTCACACACCCAACGAGCCGTGGAGAAATCCGCATCACCGGAGTGCAGCCAACCGATCCTTTGCACATAGACCCGCGTTACCTTCAAACCGACCATGACAGAACGCTTTTCCGCGCAGCACTCAACGCTGCTCGTGAAATCGGCAATCACGCCGAATTAGATGAATGGCGCGATCACGAAATATTGCCTTGCCCACTTACAACAAACGACGACATTGACGCATTTGTCGCTAAGGCTGTGATAACCCATCACCACCCATCGGGCACTTGTCGCATGGGGAAAGATGACAGATCAGTTGTCGATAGCGATTTACGGCTACGCGGCTTAGATAACTTATATGTTGTCGATGGCTCTGTACTCCCAGGCCTCACCGCGGGACCAATCCATGCGGCTGTACAGGCAATTGCTGAGAATTTTTCAGTTCAATTAAACAACAAATAA
- a CDS encoding 2,5-dihydroxypyridine 5,6-dioxygenase: MSISDAQFLKGWRHVLEMCNLKAGEQVTILTSDDSNKQIAYIAKLAASDLGAVVTELNLAPVNSEKAISPDKSGYIGKTPLDGNVAALACLKASDLVIDTLQLLFSKEQEQVLKTGTRMLLAVEPPAIMMRQIPRPEDKLRVLAAAKKIGSAKEMHVTSKAGTDFRCRLGQYPVLTQYGLADEPGRWDHWPSCFSARWPDEGSAEGTIVIDEGDILLPFKKYARSPITVTIQKGFIVDIKGGYDAEFMRKFMESFNDPRAYAMAHVGWGLENRANWTVLGLYNPEAQLGMDARSFAGNFLWSSGPNTEAGGDRDTPCHLDIPLRNCSVSLDGEVMTLEGAVIPADQK, from the coding sequence ATGTCTATCAGTGACGCACAGTTCTTGAAGGGCTGGAGACACGTGCTCGAAATGTGCAACCTGAAAGCTGGCGAGCAAGTCACAATTCTGACGAGCGACGATAGCAACAAGCAGATTGCCTATATCGCCAAGCTCGCCGCCTCGGATCTTGGCGCTGTCGTCACCGAGCTTAATCTTGCGCCGGTGAACAGCGAAAAGGCCATCTCTCCCGACAAGTCCGGCTATATCGGCAAGACTCCACTGGATGGCAATGTCGCGGCACTCGCCTGTCTCAAGGCTTCCGATCTTGTCATCGACACGTTACAACTCTTGTTCTCAAAAGAGCAGGAACAAGTGCTGAAAACCGGCACGCGCATGTTGCTTGCCGTCGAGCCTCCTGCGATCATGATGCGCCAAATTCCGCGCCCGGAAGACAAACTGCGAGTTCTTGCTGCGGCCAAGAAAATTGGCTCGGCCAAAGAGATGCATGTTACCTCAAAGGCAGGCACGGATTTCCGTTGCCGTCTTGGTCAATATCCGGTGCTCACACAATATGGCCTTGCCGACGAACCGGGCCGCTGGGATCATTGGCCAAGTTGCTTTTCTGCACGCTGGCCGGATGAAGGCAGTGCCGAAGGAACCATCGTCATCGACGAAGGCGACATTCTGCTGCCATTCAAAAAATACGCCAGATCGCCAATCACGGTGACCATTCAAAAAGGCTTCATTGTCGACATCAAGGGCGGTTACGATGCTGAATTCATGCGTAAATTCATGGAAAGTTTCAATGACCCGCGTGCTTACGCGATGGCGCATGTCGGCTGGGGATTGGAGAACAGGGCTAACTGGACAGTGCTTGGTCTTTATAACCCGGAAGCGCAGCTTGGCATGGACGCACGCTCCTTTGCGGGCAACTTCCTCTGGTCATCAGGGCCAAACACAGAAGCTGGCGGAGATCGCGACACGCCATGCCATCTCGATATTCCGCTGCGTAATTGCTCCGTTTCGCTGGATGGTGAAGTGATGACGCTGGAAGGCGCCGTTATCCCCGCAGATCAGAAATAA
- a CDS encoding transposase — MMDVKRLVEEDHPAQAIWELVGQLDRSAFAAGIGSLEGVAGRPAYDPRLLVSLRIYSYSCGIGSAREVERRCEHDPGLRWLMGLLVINHHTLSDFRLPHREALDEMFTQVLAVLSTKSLIALRGVMHDGTKITARAGPDSFKQEARIMRHGDGHYALSYNRLDFD, encoded by the coding sequence ATGATGGATGTTAAACGGCTGGTGGAAGAAGATCATCCTGCTCAGGCGATCTGGGAATTGGTTGGCCAACTTGACCGGTCTGCCTTTGCGGCAGGGATTGGCTCACTTGAAGGTGTTGCCGGGCGACCCGCCTATGATCCGCGGCTTCTGGTGAGCTTACGGATTTACTCTTATAGCTGCGGTATCGGATCTGCCCGTGAGGTGGAGCGTCGCTGTGAGCACGATCCGGGCCTTCGCTGGTTGATGGGACTCCTTGTCATCAATCACCATACCCTGTCCGACTTTCGCCTTCCCCATCGCGAAGCTCTTGATGAAATGTTCACCCAAGTACTCGCCGTGTTAAGCACAAAGAGTCTGATCGCTCTGCGGGGCGTCATGCATGATGGTACGAAAATCACCGCGCGGGCAGGGCCAGACTCTTTCAAGCAGGAAGCGCGGATCATGCGTCATGGCGATGGCCACTACGCCTTGAGTTATAACCGTCTAGATTTCGACTGA
- a CDS encoding NADP-dependent oxidoreductase: MKAFVVEKYNKKGPLRLADVPEPQIGANDVLVRIHATAINLLDSKIRDGEFKLFLPYRRPFILGHDLAGTVLRVGANVRQFKLGDEVYGRPRDLRAGTFAEMIAVDVADLALKPKSLSMEQAASIPLVGLTAWQALVEVGKVKPGQKVFIQAGSGGVGTFAIQLAKHLGATVATTTSPANVELVKGLGADVVIDYKTQDFEQVLSGYDLVLNSQDAKTLAKSLNVLKLGGKLISISGPPDVPFAKSLRLNLILRFVMRMLSRGILKKARSRGVDYVFLFMRAEGQQLGEIAKLIDADIIRPVVDKVYPFAQTAEALAYVETGRAKGKVVVAVLQ; this comes from the coding sequence GTGAAAGCCTTCGTCGTAGAGAAATACAACAAGAAGGGGCCGCTGCGCCTGGCCGACGTTCCCGAACCTCAGATCGGTGCAAATGATGTGCTGGTTCGCATTCACGCCACAGCGATAAACCTTCTGGATTCCAAGATACGGGATGGCGAATTCAAGCTGTTCCTGCCCTATCGCCGGCCCTTCATTCTGGGCCATGATCTCGCCGGAACGGTTTTGCGTGTCGGCGCCAATGTCAGACAGTTCAAGTTGGGGGACGAGGTCTATGGCCGGCCGCGCGATCTTCGTGCTGGCACCTTTGCGGAGATGATTGCAGTTGATGTAGCGGACCTCGCGCTGAAGCCGAAAAGCCTCTCCATGGAGCAGGCCGCCTCGATCCCGCTCGTCGGACTGACCGCCTGGCAGGCGCTCGTCGAGGTGGGCAAGGTCAAGCCCGGCCAGAAGGTCTTCATTCAGGCCGGTTCCGGCGGTGTCGGCACCTTCGCCATCCAGCTCGCCAAACATCTCGGAGCTACAGTTGCCACGACGACCAGTCCCGCAAACGTCGAATTGGTCAAAGGCCTCGGTGCAGATGTGGTCATCGATTACAAGACGCAGGACTTTGAACAGGTTCTCTCCGGATACGACCTGGTGCTGAACAGCCAGGATGCCAAGACGTTGGCAAAGTCACTGAACGTTCTGAAGCTCGGCGGAAAGCTGATCTCGATCTCTGGCCCGCCAGACGTTCCCTTCGCCAAGTCCCTGCGGCTGAACCTCATCCTGCGCTTTGTCATGCGGATGCTGAGCCGAGGCATTCTGAAGAAGGCAAGGAGCCGCGGCGTCGACTACGTTTTTCTGTTTATGCGCGCGGAAGGTCAGCAATTGGGCGAGATTGCCAAGCTCATCGACGCTGACATCATCCGTCCTGTCGTGGACAAGGTGTATCCATTTGCGCAAACGGCTGAGGCGTTGGCTTACGTCGAAACCGGGCGGGCGAAGGGCAAGGTAGTCGTTGCCGTTTTGCAATGA
- a CDS encoding flavin reductase family protein, producing MSHPQIDQLTDDFRTAMRQLAATVNIITAGEGETRRGLTATAVCSMSITPPSMLVCVNRFGEAHKAITSAGSFCVNILADAQREIAMRFAGQIGEMGEDKFAHYSWTNLATGAPALDLAMANLDCEIASVSATESHSIFIGEVKAIRFGPETSPLLHYNRNFFTLANQTAL from the coding sequence ATGAGCCATCCCCAAATTGATCAGTTAACCGATGATTTTCGCACGGCGATGCGGCAACTTGCAGCTACCGTCAACATCATCACCGCTGGTGAAGGTGAAACAAGGCGCGGACTGACGGCCACAGCCGTTTGTTCCATGTCTATCACGCCACCGTCCATGCTCGTCTGCGTCAATCGCTTTGGTGAAGCACACAAGGCGATTACGTCGGCGGGTAGTTTCTGCGTCAATATTCTGGCCGATGCCCAAAGGGAAATCGCCATGAGGTTTGCTGGCCAGATCGGCGAAATGGGTGAGGATAAGTTCGCTCACTATAGCTGGACAAATCTTGCAACCGGAGCACCTGCGCTTGATCTGGCAATGGCCAATCTCGACTGCGAAATCGCATCGGTCTCCGCGACAGAAAGCCATTCGATTTTCATTGGAGAAGTAAAAGCCATTCGCTTCGGACCTGAGACTTCACCACTGCTTCACTACAATCGCAACTTCTTCACGCTGGCCAATCAGACCGCGTTATAG
- a CDS encoding YcxB family protein has product MNRSVTFTLIADDYVAANKLFILKYSTSGWPLVCWLMFVALLLGSLFMLALQFPGAPFMTLFYICVAIVIAIPLYQYFFGAAVFARKAYASQKTLQHPMTVVWSEEGFRSMAHQGDWNVPWNDYLKWTEDSKVILLYQGARVFNMLPKRVLSPAQIDDFRQFVAANIKRA; this is encoded by the coding sequence ATGAACCGTAGCGTCACCTTCACTTTAATCGCCGACGACTATGTTGCTGCCAACAAGCTGTTCATACTGAAATATTCCACCTCAGGCTGGCCGCTTGTTTGTTGGCTGATGTTCGTTGCCTTGCTACTAGGCTCGTTGTTCATGTTGGCGCTGCAGTTCCCCGGTGCGCCTTTCATGACACTCTTCTATATCTGCGTGGCGATTGTGATCGCGATACCGCTCTACCAATATTTCTTCGGCGCTGCTGTGTTTGCTCGCAAGGCCTACGCAAGCCAGAAAACCCTTCAGCACCCAATGACGGTTGTATGGTCTGAGGAAGGCTTTAGGAGCATGGCACATCAGGGCGACTGGAATGTTCCTTGGAACGACTATCTCAAATGGACCGAAGACAGCAAGGTGATCCTCCTCTATCAGGGCGCGCGCGTGTTCAACATGCTGCCCAAGCGCGTCCTCTCGCCGGCACAGATCGATGACTTCAGACAATTTGTTGCCGCCAACATCAAACGCGCGTGA